One part of the Vicugna pacos chromosome 20, VicPac4, whole genome shotgun sequence genome encodes these proteins:
- the CCHCR1 gene encoding coiled-coil alpha-helical rod protein 1 isoform X4, with the protein MRCQEADFPAKGSRLPGSPPPPGVLSRHPALLLATFIWGQAWASALRGKDPGVMAWWCLDGLPQGLAEPWRELWRLGSQPLHCIPPFSPPSRNGRDCRNLRRMGNIDGWTQNLETSNNVEMFRPSGSTGLIPPSHFQARPRPTLPRMAPTWVSDIPLIQPPAHHDVSERQPDNQRLQVTMWEPEVSGKGQEPRWRGRSVELPGSQALSQQAELISRQLQELRRLEEEVRVLRETSLQQKMRLESQAMELEALARAEKAGRAEAEGLRAALAGAEVVRKNLEEGSQRELEEVQRLHQEQLSSLMQAHQEALSSLTNKAGGLEKSLSSLETRRSGEAKELAAAQRETELLRKQLSKTQEDLEAQVTLVENLRRYVGEQVPPEVHSQTWESERQELLETVQHLHEDRDGLHTTAELLQVRVQSLTHILSMQEEELARKVQPSDCLEPEFTRKCQSLLKHWREKVFALMVQLKAQELEHRGCVEQLKGQVAELQERAETQSQEQAILQRSLQDKAAEVEVERLGAKALQMELSRAQEARCRRQQQMATAEERLKVMANAVSSFQTWFQSTVAEVERATARLPSISARVSYAVRKVHTIQGLMARKLAVAQLRQESCPPPPPARDMSLELEQLREERNRLDAELQLSAHIIQQEVGRAREQGEAERQQLSEVAKQLEQELQRTQESLASLGLQLEAARQGQQESMAEAASLRQELTQQQEIYGQALQEKVAEVETRLREQLSESERRLNEARREHAKAGLFSCCLMASRPPYTRPLCGLAFP; encoded by the exons ATGAGATGTCAGGAAGCTGACTTTCCTGCCAAGGGGTCTAGGCTGCCTGGatccccccctccccccggggTCCTGAGTAGGCATCCTGCCCTACTTTTGGCCACATTCATCTGGGGCCAGGCTTGGGCCAGTGCTTTGAGAGGGAAGGATCCAGGAGTCATGGCTTGGTGGTGTCTGGATGGGCTTCCTCAAGGCCTTGCTGAGCCATGGAGAGAACTCTGGAGATTGGGCTCACAGCCCCTGCACTGCATACCTCCTTTCTCACCTCCATCCAGGAACGGCAGAGACTGTAGAAACTTAAGGAGGATG GGGAACATAGATGGCTGGACACAGAATCTAGAGACTTCAAATAATGTGGAGATGTTTCGACCTTCAG GTTCCACTGGGCTGATTCCCCCATCCCACTTCCAAGCTCGGCCCCGTCCAACTCTGCCAAGAATGGCTCCCACTTGGGTCTCAGACATTCCCCTGatccaacccccagcccatcacGATGTCTCAGAGAGGCAGCCAGACAACCAGAGACTTCAAGTGACCATGTGGGAACCGGAAGTTTCTGGCAAAGGGCAGGAGCCCAGGTGGAGAGGCAG GTCCGTGGAGCTACCTGGGTCGCAGGCCCTGAGCCAGCAGGCTGAGCTGATCTCTCGGCAGCTGCAAGAGCTGCggcggctggaggaggaggtCCGGGTGCTGCGGGAAACCTCGCTGCAGCAGAAGATGAGGCTAGAGTCCCAGGCCATGGAGCTGGAGGCTCTGGCCCGGGCGGAGAAGGCCGGCCGTGCTGAGGCCGAGGGCCTGCGTGCCGCCTTGGCGGGGGCTGAGGTTGTCCGGAAGAACCTGGAAGAGGGGAGCCAGCGGGAGCTGGAGGAGGTTCAGAGGTTGCACCAAGAGCAG cTCTCCTCCTTGATGCAGGCTCACCAGGAGGCTCTTTCCAGTTTGACTAACAAAGCAGGGGGCCTGGAGAAATCTCTGAGTAGTCTGGAAACCAGGAGGTCAGGGGAAGCCAAGGAGCTGGCCGCAGCCCAGAGGGAGACTGAGCTGCTTCGGAAACAGCTGAG CAAGACCCAAGAAGACTTGGAGGCTCAGGTGACCTTGGTTGAGAATCTAAGAAGATACGTAGGGGAGCAAGTCCCTCCTGAGGTCCACAGCCAGACGTGGGAATCAGAGCGACAGGAGCTTCTAGAAACTGTGCAG CACTTGCATGAGGACCGGGATGGTCTGCACACCACGGCCGAGCTGCTGCAGGTGCGAGTCCAGAGCCTCACGCACATCCTCTCCAtgcaggaggaggagctggccCGGAAG GTTCAGCCGTCAGACTGCCTGGAGCCTGAGTTCACCAGGAAGTGCCAGTCCCTGCTGAAGCACTGGCGGGAGAAGGTGTTTGCCCTCATGGTGCAGCTGAAGGCCCAGGAGCTGGAGCACAGAGGATGCGTGGAGCAGCTGAAGGGGCAG GTGGCAGAGCTCCAGGAAAGAGCTGAAACTCAGAGTCAGGAGCAGGCCATCCTGCAGCGCTCCCTGCAGGACAAAGCTGCAGAAGTGGAGGTGGAGCGATTGGGTGCCAAG GCCCTGCAGATGGAGCTGAGCCGTGCTCAGGAGGCCCGGTGCCGGAGGCAGCAGCAGATGGCCACAGCGGAGGAGCGGCTGAAGGTCATGGCCAATGCTGTCAGCAG CTTTCAGACCTGGTTCCAGAGCACTGTGGCCGAGGTGGAGCGGGCCACGGCCCGGCTGCCCAGCATCAGTGCCCGAGTCAGCTATGCCGTCCGCAAGGTCCACACCATTCAGG GCCTGATGGCTCGAAAACTGGCCGTTGCTCAGCTGCGCCAGGAGAG ctgccccccacccccaccggccAGGGACATGAGCCTTGAGTTGGAGCAGCTGCGGGAAGAGCGGAACCGCCTGGACGCGGAACTGCAGCTGAGCGCCCACATCATCCAGCAGGAGGTGGGCCGGGCCCGGGAGCAAG GGGAGGCGGAGCGGCAGCAGCTGAGCGAGGTGGCCAAGCAGCTGGAGCAGGAGCTGCAGCGCACCCAGGAGTCCCTGGCCAGTTTGGGGCTGCAGCTGGAGGCGGCTCGCCAGGGCCAGCAGGAGAGCATGGCGGAGGCTGCCAGTCTCCGGCAGGAGCTGACCCAGCAGCAGGAGATCTACGGGCAAG CACTGCAGGAGAAGGTGGCCGAAGTGGAAACTCGGCTGCGGGAACAGCTCTCAGAATCAGAAAGGAGACTGAACGAGGCTCGGAGGGAACACGCCAAGGCCG GCTTGTTTTCATGCTGCCTCATGGCCTCTAGGCCACCCTACACCCGTCCCCTCTGTGGCCTGGCTTTCCCGTAG
- the CCHCR1 gene encoding coiled-coil alpha-helical rod protein 1 isoform X6 — protein sequence MAWWCLDGLPQGLAEPWRELWRLGSQPLHCIPPFSPPSRNGRDCRNLRRMGNIDGWTQNLETSNNVEMFRPSGSTGLIPPSHFQARPRPTLPRMAPTWVSDIPLIQPPAHHDVSERQPDNQRLQVTMWEPEVSGKGQEPRWRGRSVELPGSQALSQQAELISRQLQELRRLEEEVRVLRETSLQQKMRLESQAMELEALARAEKAGRAEAEGLRAALAGAEVVRKNLEEGSQRELEEVQRLHQEQLSSLMQAHQEALSSLTNKAGGLEKSLSSLETRRSGEAKELAAAQRETELLRKQLSKTQEDLEAQVTLVENLRRYVGEQVPPEVHSQTWESERQELLETVQHLHEDRDGLHTTAELLQVRVQSLTHILSMQEEELARKVQPSDCLEPEFTRKCQSLLKHWREKVFALMVQLKAQELEHRGCVEQLKGQVAELQERAETQSQEQAILQRSLQDKAAEVEVERLGAKALQMELSRAQEARCRRQQQMATAEERLKVMANAVSSFQTWFQSTVAEVERATARLPSISARVSYAVRKVHTIQGLMARKLAVAQLRQESCPPPPPARDMSLELEQLREERNRLDAELQLSAHIIQQEVGRAREQGEAERQQLSEVAKQLEQELQRTQESLASLGLQLEAARQGQQESMAEAASLRQELTQQQEIYGQALQEKVAEVETRLREQLSESERRLNEARREHAKAVVSLRQIQRKATREKERNQELRRLQDEARKEEVQRLTQRLKELERDKNLMLATLQQEGLLSRYKQQRLLAVLPSPLDKGNPVESSPGCPGSSAPAPPAAALCTKESIRAAPVFCTVSAPERLLLSASCPSGPSLSGSLSVLLDDLQGLSEAISKEDAVCQDDDQNSSTSACL from the exons ATGGCTTGGTGGTGTCTGGATGGGCTTCCTCAAGGCCTTGCTGAGCCATGGAGAGAACTCTGGAGATTGGGCTCACAGCCCCTGCACTGCATACCTCCTTTCTCACCTCCATCCAGGAACGGCAGAGACTGTAGAAACTTAAGGAGGATG GGGAACATAGATGGCTGGACACAGAATCTAGAGACTTCAAATAATGTGGAGATGTTTCGACCTTCAG GTTCCACTGGGCTGATTCCCCCATCCCACTTCCAAGCTCGGCCCCGTCCAACTCTGCCAAGAATGGCTCCCACTTGGGTCTCAGACATTCCCCTGatccaacccccagcccatcacGATGTCTCAGAGAGGCAGCCAGACAACCAGAGACTTCAAGTGACCATGTGGGAACCGGAAGTTTCTGGCAAAGGGCAGGAGCCCAGGTGGAGAGGCAG GTCCGTGGAGCTACCTGGGTCGCAGGCCCTGAGCCAGCAGGCTGAGCTGATCTCTCGGCAGCTGCAAGAGCTGCggcggctggaggaggaggtCCGGGTGCTGCGGGAAACCTCGCTGCAGCAGAAGATGAGGCTAGAGTCCCAGGCCATGGAGCTGGAGGCTCTGGCCCGGGCGGAGAAGGCCGGCCGTGCTGAGGCCGAGGGCCTGCGTGCCGCCTTGGCGGGGGCTGAGGTTGTCCGGAAGAACCTGGAAGAGGGGAGCCAGCGGGAGCTGGAGGAGGTTCAGAGGTTGCACCAAGAGCAG cTCTCCTCCTTGATGCAGGCTCACCAGGAGGCTCTTTCCAGTTTGACTAACAAAGCAGGGGGCCTGGAGAAATCTCTGAGTAGTCTGGAAACCAGGAGGTCAGGGGAAGCCAAGGAGCTGGCCGCAGCCCAGAGGGAGACTGAGCTGCTTCGGAAACAGCTGAG CAAGACCCAAGAAGACTTGGAGGCTCAGGTGACCTTGGTTGAGAATCTAAGAAGATACGTAGGGGAGCAAGTCCCTCCTGAGGTCCACAGCCAGACGTGGGAATCAGAGCGACAGGAGCTTCTAGAAACTGTGCAG CACTTGCATGAGGACCGGGATGGTCTGCACACCACGGCCGAGCTGCTGCAGGTGCGAGTCCAGAGCCTCACGCACATCCTCTCCAtgcaggaggaggagctggccCGGAAG GTTCAGCCGTCAGACTGCCTGGAGCCTGAGTTCACCAGGAAGTGCCAGTCCCTGCTGAAGCACTGGCGGGAGAAGGTGTTTGCCCTCATGGTGCAGCTGAAGGCCCAGGAGCTGGAGCACAGAGGATGCGTGGAGCAGCTGAAGGGGCAG GTGGCAGAGCTCCAGGAAAGAGCTGAAACTCAGAGTCAGGAGCAGGCCATCCTGCAGCGCTCCCTGCAGGACAAAGCTGCAGAAGTGGAGGTGGAGCGATTGGGTGCCAAG GCCCTGCAGATGGAGCTGAGCCGTGCTCAGGAGGCCCGGTGCCGGAGGCAGCAGCAGATGGCCACAGCGGAGGAGCGGCTGAAGGTCATGGCCAATGCTGTCAGCAG CTTTCAGACCTGGTTCCAGAGCACTGTGGCCGAGGTGGAGCGGGCCACGGCCCGGCTGCCCAGCATCAGTGCCCGAGTCAGCTATGCCGTCCGCAAGGTCCACACCATTCAGG GCCTGATGGCTCGAAAACTGGCCGTTGCTCAGCTGCGCCAGGAGAG ctgccccccacccccaccggccAGGGACATGAGCCTTGAGTTGGAGCAGCTGCGGGAAGAGCGGAACCGCCTGGACGCGGAACTGCAGCTGAGCGCCCACATCATCCAGCAGGAGGTGGGCCGGGCCCGGGAGCAAG GGGAGGCGGAGCGGCAGCAGCTGAGCGAGGTGGCCAAGCAGCTGGAGCAGGAGCTGCAGCGCACCCAGGAGTCCCTGGCCAGTTTGGGGCTGCAGCTGGAGGCGGCTCGCCAGGGCCAGCAGGAGAGCATGGCGGAGGCTGCCAGTCTCCGGCAGGAGCTGACCCAGCAGCAGGAGATCTACGGGCAAG CACTGCAGGAGAAGGTGGCCGAAGTGGAAACTCGGCTGCGGGAACAGCTCTCAGAATCAGAAAGGAGACTGAACGAGGCTCGGAGGGAACACGCCAAGGCCG TGGTTTCCCTGCGCCAGATCCAACGCAAAGCCACCCGGGAAAAGGAGCGGAACCAGGAGCTCCGGCGCCTGCAGGATGAGGCCCGAAAGGAGGAGGTGCAGCGGCTGACCCAGCGCCTGAAGGAGCTGGAGCGGGACAAGAACCTCATGCTG GCCACCTTGCAGCAGGAGGGTCTCCTCTCCCGTTACAAGCAGCAGCGACTGTTGGCAGTTCTTCCTTCCCCACTGGATAAAGGGAATCCCGTGGAGTCCAGCCCCGGGTGCCCAGGGTCTTCAGCGCCTGCACCTCCAGCAGCGGCCCTCTGCACCAAGGAGTCCATCAGAG CAGCCCCGGTCTTCTGCACTGTGAGTGCTCCTGAACGCCTTCTCTTGTCCGCCTCCTGTCCCTCTGGGCCTTCTCTCTCAGGATCCCTCTCTGTCCTGCTCGATGACCTGCAGGGCCTGAGTGAGGCCATTTCCAAAGAGGACGCTGTTTGTCAGGATGATGACCAGAACTCCTCTACTTCAGCCTGCCTCTGA
- the CCHCR1 gene encoding coiled-coil alpha-helical rod protein 1 isoform X1: protein MRCQEADFPAKGSRLPGSPPPPGVLSRHPALLLATFIWGQAWASALRGKDPGVMAWWCLDGLPQGLAEPWRELWRLGSQPLHCIPPFSPPSRNGRDCRNLRRMGNIDGWTQNLETSNNVEMFRPSGSTGLIPPSHFQARPRPTLPRMAPTWVSDIPLIQPPAHHDVSERQPDNQRLQVTMWEPEVSGKGQEPRWRGRSVELPGSQALSQQAELISRQLQELRRLEEEVRVLRETSLQQKMRLESQAMELEALARAEKAGRAEAEGLRAALAGAEVVRKNLEEGSQRELEEVQRLHQEQLSSLMQAHQEALSSLTNKAGGLEKSLSSLETRRSGEAKELAAAQRETELLRKQLSKTQEDLEAQVTLVENLRRYVGEQVPPEVHSQTWESERQELLETVQHLHEDRDGLHTTAELLQVRVQSLTHILSMQEEELARKVQPSDCLEPEFTRKCQSLLKHWREKVFALMVQLKAQELEHRGCVEQLKGQVAELQERAETQSQEQAILQRSLQDKAAEVEVERLGAKALQMELSRAQEARCRRQQQMATAEERLKVMANAVSSCPPPPPARDMSLELEQLREERNRLDAELQLSAHIIQQEVGRAREQGEAERQQLSEVAKQLEQELQRTQESLASLGLQLEAARQGQQESMAEAASLRQELTQQQEIYGQALQEKVAEVETRLREQLSESERRLNEARREHAKAVVSLRQIQRKATREKERNQELRRLQDEARKEEVQRLTQRLKELERDKNLMLATLQQEGLLSRYKQQRLLAVLPSPLDKGNPVESSPGCPGSSAPAPPAAALCTKESIRGSLSVLLDDLQGLSEAISKEDAVCQDDDQNSSTSACL from the exons ATGAGATGTCAGGAAGCTGACTTTCCTGCCAAGGGGTCTAGGCTGCCTGGatccccccctccccccggggTCCTGAGTAGGCATCCTGCCCTACTTTTGGCCACATTCATCTGGGGCCAGGCTTGGGCCAGTGCTTTGAGAGGGAAGGATCCAGGAGTCATGGCTTGGTGGTGTCTGGATGGGCTTCCTCAAGGCCTTGCTGAGCCATGGAGAGAACTCTGGAGATTGGGCTCACAGCCCCTGCACTGCATACCTCCTTTCTCACCTCCATCCAGGAACGGCAGAGACTGTAGAAACTTAAGGAGGATG GGGAACATAGATGGCTGGACACAGAATCTAGAGACTTCAAATAATGTGGAGATGTTTCGACCTTCAG GTTCCACTGGGCTGATTCCCCCATCCCACTTCCAAGCTCGGCCCCGTCCAACTCTGCCAAGAATGGCTCCCACTTGGGTCTCAGACATTCCCCTGatccaacccccagcccatcacGATGTCTCAGAGAGGCAGCCAGACAACCAGAGACTTCAAGTGACCATGTGGGAACCGGAAGTTTCTGGCAAAGGGCAGGAGCCCAGGTGGAGAGGCAG GTCCGTGGAGCTACCTGGGTCGCAGGCCCTGAGCCAGCAGGCTGAGCTGATCTCTCGGCAGCTGCAAGAGCTGCggcggctggaggaggaggtCCGGGTGCTGCGGGAAACCTCGCTGCAGCAGAAGATGAGGCTAGAGTCCCAGGCCATGGAGCTGGAGGCTCTGGCCCGGGCGGAGAAGGCCGGCCGTGCTGAGGCCGAGGGCCTGCGTGCCGCCTTGGCGGGGGCTGAGGTTGTCCGGAAGAACCTGGAAGAGGGGAGCCAGCGGGAGCTGGAGGAGGTTCAGAGGTTGCACCAAGAGCAG cTCTCCTCCTTGATGCAGGCTCACCAGGAGGCTCTTTCCAGTTTGACTAACAAAGCAGGGGGCCTGGAGAAATCTCTGAGTAGTCTGGAAACCAGGAGGTCAGGGGAAGCCAAGGAGCTGGCCGCAGCCCAGAGGGAGACTGAGCTGCTTCGGAAACAGCTGAG CAAGACCCAAGAAGACTTGGAGGCTCAGGTGACCTTGGTTGAGAATCTAAGAAGATACGTAGGGGAGCAAGTCCCTCCTGAGGTCCACAGCCAGACGTGGGAATCAGAGCGACAGGAGCTTCTAGAAACTGTGCAG CACTTGCATGAGGACCGGGATGGTCTGCACACCACGGCCGAGCTGCTGCAGGTGCGAGTCCAGAGCCTCACGCACATCCTCTCCAtgcaggaggaggagctggccCGGAAG GTTCAGCCGTCAGACTGCCTGGAGCCTGAGTTCACCAGGAAGTGCCAGTCCCTGCTGAAGCACTGGCGGGAGAAGGTGTTTGCCCTCATGGTGCAGCTGAAGGCCCAGGAGCTGGAGCACAGAGGATGCGTGGAGCAGCTGAAGGGGCAG GTGGCAGAGCTCCAGGAAAGAGCTGAAACTCAGAGTCAGGAGCAGGCCATCCTGCAGCGCTCCCTGCAGGACAAAGCTGCAGAAGTGGAGGTGGAGCGATTGGGTGCCAAG GCCCTGCAGATGGAGCTGAGCCGTGCTCAGGAGGCCCGGTGCCGGAGGCAGCAGCAGATGGCCACAGCGGAGGAGCGGCTGAAGGTCATGGCCAATGCTGTCAGCAG ctgccccccacccccaccggccAGGGACATGAGCCTTGAGTTGGAGCAGCTGCGGGAAGAGCGGAACCGCCTGGACGCGGAACTGCAGCTGAGCGCCCACATCATCCAGCAGGAGGTGGGCCGGGCCCGGGAGCAAG GGGAGGCGGAGCGGCAGCAGCTGAGCGAGGTGGCCAAGCAGCTGGAGCAGGAGCTGCAGCGCACCCAGGAGTCCCTGGCCAGTTTGGGGCTGCAGCTGGAGGCGGCTCGCCAGGGCCAGCAGGAGAGCATGGCGGAGGCTGCCAGTCTCCGGCAGGAGCTGACCCAGCAGCAGGAGATCTACGGGCAAG CACTGCAGGAGAAGGTGGCCGAAGTGGAAACTCGGCTGCGGGAACAGCTCTCAGAATCAGAAAGGAGACTGAACGAGGCTCGGAGGGAACACGCCAAGGCCG TGGTTTCCCTGCGCCAGATCCAACGCAAAGCCACCCGGGAAAAGGAGCGGAACCAGGAGCTCCGGCGCCTGCAGGATGAGGCCCGAAAGGAGGAGGTGCAGCGGCTGACCCAGCGCCTGAAGGAGCTGGAGCGGGACAAGAACCTCATGCTG GCCACCTTGCAGCAGGAGGGTCTCCTCTCCCGTTACAAGCAGCAGCGACTGTTGGCAGTTCTTCCTTCCCCACTGGATAAAGGGAATCCCGTGGAGTCCAGCCCCGGGTGCCCAGGGTCTTCAGCGCCTGCACCTCCAGCAGCGGCCCTCTGCACCAAGGAGTCCATCAGAG GATCCCTCTCTGTCCTGCTCGATGACCTGCAGGGCCTGAGTGAGGCCATTTCCAAAGAGGACGCTGTTTGTCAGGATGATGACCAGAACTCCTCTACTTCAGCCTGCCTCTGA
- the CCHCR1 gene encoding coiled-coil alpha-helical rod protein 1 isoform X8 has product MAWWCLDGLPQGLAEPWRELWRLGSQPLHCIPPFSPPSRNGRDCRNLRRMGNIDGWTQNLETSNNVEMFRPSGSTGLIPPSHFQARPRPTLPRMAPTWVSDIPLIQPPAHHDVSERQPDNQRLQVTMWEPEVSGKGQEPRWRGRSVELPGSQALSQQAELISRQLQELRRLEEEVRVLRETSLQQKMRLESQAMELEALARAEKAGRAEAEGLRAALAGAEVVRKNLEEGSQRELEEVQRLHQEQLSSLMQAHQEALSSLTNKAGGLEKSLSSLETRRSGEAKELAAAQRETELLRKQLSKTQEDLEAQVTLVENLRRYVGEQVPPEVHSQTWESERQELLETVQHLHEDRDGLHTTAELLQVRVQSLTHILSMQEEELARKVQPSDCLEPEFTRKCQSLLKHWREKVFALMVQLKAQELEHRGCVEQLKGQVAELQERAETQSQEQAILQRSLQDKAAEVEVERLGAKALQMELSRAQEARCRRQQQMATAEERLKVMANAVSSFQTWFQSTVAEVERATARLPSISARVSYAVRKVHTIQGLMARKLAVAQLRQESCPPPPPARDMSLELEQLREERNRLDAELQLSAHIIQQEVGRAREQGEAERQQLSEVAKQLEQELQRTQESLASLGLQLEAARQGQQESMAEAASLRQELTQQQEIYGQALQEKVAEVETRLREQLSESERRLNEARREHAKAVVSLRQIQRKATREKERNQELRRLQDEARKEEVQRLTQRLKELERDKNLMLATLQQEGLLSRYKQQRLLAVLPSPLDKGNPVESSPGCPGSSAPAPPAAALCTKESIRGSLSVLLDDLQGLSEAISKEDAVCQDDDQNSSTSACL; this is encoded by the exons ATGGCTTGGTGGTGTCTGGATGGGCTTCCTCAAGGCCTTGCTGAGCCATGGAGAGAACTCTGGAGATTGGGCTCACAGCCCCTGCACTGCATACCTCCTTTCTCACCTCCATCCAGGAACGGCAGAGACTGTAGAAACTTAAGGAGGATG GGGAACATAGATGGCTGGACACAGAATCTAGAGACTTCAAATAATGTGGAGATGTTTCGACCTTCAG GTTCCACTGGGCTGATTCCCCCATCCCACTTCCAAGCTCGGCCCCGTCCAACTCTGCCAAGAATGGCTCCCACTTGGGTCTCAGACATTCCCCTGatccaacccccagcccatcacGATGTCTCAGAGAGGCAGCCAGACAACCAGAGACTTCAAGTGACCATGTGGGAACCGGAAGTTTCTGGCAAAGGGCAGGAGCCCAGGTGGAGAGGCAG GTCCGTGGAGCTACCTGGGTCGCAGGCCCTGAGCCAGCAGGCTGAGCTGATCTCTCGGCAGCTGCAAGAGCTGCggcggctggaggaggaggtCCGGGTGCTGCGGGAAACCTCGCTGCAGCAGAAGATGAGGCTAGAGTCCCAGGCCATGGAGCTGGAGGCTCTGGCCCGGGCGGAGAAGGCCGGCCGTGCTGAGGCCGAGGGCCTGCGTGCCGCCTTGGCGGGGGCTGAGGTTGTCCGGAAGAACCTGGAAGAGGGGAGCCAGCGGGAGCTGGAGGAGGTTCAGAGGTTGCACCAAGAGCAG cTCTCCTCCTTGATGCAGGCTCACCAGGAGGCTCTTTCCAGTTTGACTAACAAAGCAGGGGGCCTGGAGAAATCTCTGAGTAGTCTGGAAACCAGGAGGTCAGGGGAAGCCAAGGAGCTGGCCGCAGCCCAGAGGGAGACTGAGCTGCTTCGGAAACAGCTGAG CAAGACCCAAGAAGACTTGGAGGCTCAGGTGACCTTGGTTGAGAATCTAAGAAGATACGTAGGGGAGCAAGTCCCTCCTGAGGTCCACAGCCAGACGTGGGAATCAGAGCGACAGGAGCTTCTAGAAACTGTGCAG CACTTGCATGAGGACCGGGATGGTCTGCACACCACGGCCGAGCTGCTGCAGGTGCGAGTCCAGAGCCTCACGCACATCCTCTCCAtgcaggaggaggagctggccCGGAAG GTTCAGCCGTCAGACTGCCTGGAGCCTGAGTTCACCAGGAAGTGCCAGTCCCTGCTGAAGCACTGGCGGGAGAAGGTGTTTGCCCTCATGGTGCAGCTGAAGGCCCAGGAGCTGGAGCACAGAGGATGCGTGGAGCAGCTGAAGGGGCAG GTGGCAGAGCTCCAGGAAAGAGCTGAAACTCAGAGTCAGGAGCAGGCCATCCTGCAGCGCTCCCTGCAGGACAAAGCTGCAGAAGTGGAGGTGGAGCGATTGGGTGCCAAG GCCCTGCAGATGGAGCTGAGCCGTGCTCAGGAGGCCCGGTGCCGGAGGCAGCAGCAGATGGCCACAGCGGAGGAGCGGCTGAAGGTCATGGCCAATGCTGTCAGCAG CTTTCAGACCTGGTTCCAGAGCACTGTGGCCGAGGTGGAGCGGGCCACGGCCCGGCTGCCCAGCATCAGTGCCCGAGTCAGCTATGCCGTCCGCAAGGTCCACACCATTCAGG GCCTGATGGCTCGAAAACTGGCCGTTGCTCAGCTGCGCCAGGAGAG ctgccccccacccccaccggccAGGGACATGAGCCTTGAGTTGGAGCAGCTGCGGGAAGAGCGGAACCGCCTGGACGCGGAACTGCAGCTGAGCGCCCACATCATCCAGCAGGAGGTGGGCCGGGCCCGGGAGCAAG GGGAGGCGGAGCGGCAGCAGCTGAGCGAGGTGGCCAAGCAGCTGGAGCAGGAGCTGCAGCGCACCCAGGAGTCCCTGGCCAGTTTGGGGCTGCAGCTGGAGGCGGCTCGCCAGGGCCAGCAGGAGAGCATGGCGGAGGCTGCCAGTCTCCGGCAGGAGCTGACCCAGCAGCAGGAGATCTACGGGCAAG CACTGCAGGAGAAGGTGGCCGAAGTGGAAACTCGGCTGCGGGAACAGCTCTCAGAATCAGAAAGGAGACTGAACGAGGCTCGGAGGGAACACGCCAAGGCCG TGGTTTCCCTGCGCCAGATCCAACGCAAAGCCACCCGGGAAAAGGAGCGGAACCAGGAGCTCCGGCGCCTGCAGGATGAGGCCCGAAAGGAGGAGGTGCAGCGGCTGACCCAGCGCCTGAAGGAGCTGGAGCGGGACAAGAACCTCATGCTG GCCACCTTGCAGCAGGAGGGTCTCCTCTCCCGTTACAAGCAGCAGCGACTGTTGGCAGTTCTTCCTTCCCCACTGGATAAAGGGAATCCCGTGGAGTCCAGCCCCGGGTGCCCAGGGTCTTCAGCGCCTGCACCTCCAGCAGCGGCCCTCTGCACCAAGGAGTCCATCAGAG GATCCCTCTCTGTCCTGCTCGATGACCTGCAGGGCCTGAGTGAGGCCATTTCCAAAGAGGACGCTGTTTGTCAGGATGATGACCAGAACTCCTCTACTTCAGCCTGCCTCTGA